A stretch of Oncorhynchus mykiss isolate Arlee chromosome 12, USDA_OmykA_1.1, whole genome shotgun sequence DNA encodes these proteins:
- the LOC110538275 gene encoding probable G-protein coupled receptor 146, whose amino-acid sequence MWSCIAYNETDSSSEHRLCQDFGLVLSVFSLFYLMVCFPIGLCYNALLVVVNLSNKMSMTMPDVYFVNMAIAGLVLNLVAPVELLGPSFTRWPVWEYNNEIYITLLILFNISSLVIMYSTTLLSLDYYIERALPRTYMSSVYNTKHVCGFIWGGAVLTSFSSLLFYVCNHVSTKIIECSKMQNKEAADAIMMFIGYVVPAVAVLYAFVLILRIRKESTPLDQDSSRLDPSIHRLLLASVCMQFVLWTPYYMTLLVHTIAGAPGSYGSNNKQRLTIYFFLRCLSELLAFSSSFAMPLMYRQMNKNFSHKLQRLLKRLNCRDTPCPHEHSSVQQVAT is encoded by the coding sequence ATGTGGAGCTGTATAGCTTACAATGAGACGGACTCCAGCTCCGAACACCGGCTCTGCCAGGACTTTGGCCTCGTCCTTTCCGTCTTCTCCTTGTTCTACCTCATGGTGTgcttccccatagggctctgctaCAACGCCCTGCTGGTGGTGGTCAACCTCTCCAACAAAATGTCCATGACCATGCCAGACGTCTACTTCGTCAACATGGCCATCGCTGGCCTGGTCCTCAACCTGGTGGCCCCCGTGGAGCTGCTAGGCCCTAGCTTCACACGATGGCCTGTGTGGGAGTACAACAATGAGATCTACATCACCCTGCTCATCCTCTTCAATATCTCCTCCCTGGTCATCATGTACTCCACCACGCTGCTCAGCCTGGACTACTACATCGAGCGAGCGCTGCCGCGCACCTACATGTCCAGCGTGTACAACACCAAGCACGTGTGCGGCTTCATCTGGGGCGGCGCCGTGCTCACCAGCTTCTCCTCGCTGCTCTTCTACGTGTGCAACCACGTCTCCACCAAGATCATTGAGTGCTCCAAGATGCAGAACAAGGAGGCTGCGGACGCCATCATGATGTTCATCGGCTACGTGGTTCCGGCCGTGGCCGTGCTGTATGCTTTCGTGCTCATCCTGCGCATTAGGAAGGAGTCCACCCCGCTGGACCAGGACTCATCCCGGCTGGACCCTTCTATCCACAGGCTGCTGCTGGCCTCTGTCTGCATGCAGTTTGTCCTATGGACCCCGTACTACATGACTCTACTGGTACACACTATAGCCGGGGCGCCGGGGAGCTACGGCAGCAACAACAAACAGCGGCTCACAATTTACTTCTTCCTGAGGTGTCTGTCGGAGCTGCTGGCCTTCTCCAGTAGCTTCGCCATGCCTCTCATGTACAGGCAGATGAACAAGAACTTCTCCCACAAGCTGCAGCGGCTGCTAAAGAGGCTAAACTGCAGGGACACACCCTGCCCTCACGAACACTCCTCGGTGCAGCAGGTGGCGACGTGA